The proteins below are encoded in one region of Apostichopus japonicus isolate 1M-3 chromosome 22, ASM3797524v1, whole genome shotgun sequence:
- the LOC139963836 gene encoding uncharacterized protein, with amino-acid sequence MKLFLSFLIITGLGTPSCLGLMEELDEIDMTFMLPIVYRPLKDKPEHGICFQETSFSCAVPGERVESFFACLTCFCSDRLEVFCCREEPYPVLKDPSRCELTLKANCLYKRHPRCKDYCSITGWYYSDVSQVLTVPMMQESVN; translated from the exons atgaaattgttcCTAAGTTTCCTGATTATCACTGGCCTTGGAACGCCGTCGTGCCTCGGATTAATGGAGGAGTTGGATGAAATAGATATGACATTCATGTTGCCGATCGTGTACAGACCTCTAAAAGATAAGCCCGAACATGGAATATGTTTCCAGGAAA CTTCTTTCAGTTGTGCAGTGCCTGGGGAACGTGTGGAGAGTTTTTTCGCATGTCTGACATGTTTTTGCAGCGACCGCTTGGAAGTCTTTTGTTGCCGGGA GGAACCTTATCCGGTATTGAAAGACCCAAGTCGGTGTGAGCTCACTCTTAAAGCAAACTGTCTCTACAAACGGCATCCTAGATGTAAAGACTACTGCTCAATCACTGGTTGGTACTACTCGGACGTCTCACAAGTCCTTACCGTTCCGATGATGCAGGAGAGCGTAAACTAG
- the LOC139963851 gene encoding uncharacterized protein → MRLYLFFVFITYLGKTTSNDIADDDTFGVEMSFILPISEADLANKPTHGICFEDTSAECSVPGERVTYAGALQCLTCICSDDLKVFCCRRDPYPKLKDPSRCELTLNEKKCKYVRHPRCKDYCSVTGWYFSDLGQILSVPIQEE, encoded by the exons atgAGGTTGTACCTGTTCTTCGTGTTTATCACCTATCTTGGGAAGACGACGTCGAATGACATTGCCGACGACGATACATTCGGGGTAGAGATGTCATTTATCTTGCCAATTTCAGAGGCCGATTTAGCAAACAAACCCACTCATGGCATATGTTTCGAAGACA CATCTGCAGAGTGCTCAGTGCCGGGAGAACGTGTAACGTATGCAGGAGCTTTGCAGTGTCTCACTTGCATTTGTAGCGACGatttgaaagtattttgctGCAGAAG GGATCCTTATCCGAAATTGAAAGACCCTAGCAGGTGTGAGTTAACGCTGAATGAAAAGAAGTGTAAGTACGTACGGCATCCAAGGTGCAAGGATTACTGTTCCGTCACAGGCTGGTATTTTTCTGATTTGGGACAGATTCTCAGCGTGCCCATCCAAGAAGAGTAG
- the LOC139963879 gene encoding uncharacterized protein, giving the protein MKPFSVAAILAIMAISANAEDNFGLVGVDFAQRLPVDEAPTDQKPDNGVCFQESMLVCEIPGAKVDYNGAEECIECFCDDQHGVVCCRSEPQPKVHNPEKCSLFLDPDSCVYTRHPKCSKACAVEAWYYSDVSGYHSDV; this is encoded by the exons ATGAAGCCTTTTTCAGTAGCGGCAATCCTTGCCATAATGGCAATATCTGCAAACGCAGAAGACAATTTTGGATTGGTTGGTGTAGATTTTGCACAGCGTTTGCCGGTCGACGAGGCCCCAACTGATCAGAAGCCAGACAATGGTGTTTGTTTCCAAGAAT CAATGCTTGTTTGTGAAATTCCTGGAGCCAAGGTAGACTACAATGGAGCTGAAGAGTGCATTGAATGTTTCTGTGACGATCAACATGGAGTAGTTTGCTGCAGGAG tgAGCCACAACCCAAGGTGCACAATCCAGAAAAATGTTCATTGTTTTTGGATCCTGATTCATGCGTTTATACCCGACACCCCAAGTGCTCAAAAGCATGTGCAGTAGAGGCGTGGTATTACTCCGATGTGAGCGGATACCACAGCGATGTATAA
- the LOC139964043 gene encoding uncharacterized protein — MMKLALFFLSCTVLAGLIAAQDFGIIGVDVADMMPVTQVGPDEKPSHGVCFIEPDLVCDTIGALIAYTGANNCISCVCGEDFGVICCRDRPYPVVADPDKCSLYLDPVSCHYKRHPRCKPYCAVTGWYYTNLGDLIDF; from the exons ATGATGAAATTGGCGTTATTCTTTCTGTCCTGCACCGTCCTGGCTGGTCTGATTGCAGCTCAAGATTTCGGGATAATTGGCGTAGATGTGGCTGATATGATGCCAGTTACACAAGTTGGACCAGACGAAAAGCCCTCGCACGGTGTATGCTTCATAGAAC CGGATCTCGTATGCGATACAATCGGCGCACTGATAGCGTACACTGGAGCTAACAACTGTATCTCTTGTGTTTGTGGCGAGGACTTCGGTGTGATATGTTGCCGGGA TCGGCCTTATCCAGTCGTAGCGGATCCTGACAAATGTTCTCTTTATCTGGATCCAGTTTCGTGCCATTACAAGCGGCACCCGAGATGTAAGCCTTACTGCGCCGTTACAGGATGGTACTACACCAACTTGGGTGATCTCATAGATTTTTAA